One window of the Salmo trutta chromosome 35, fSalTru1.1, whole genome shotgun sequence genome contains the following:
- the slc30a1a gene encoding zinc transporter 1a, producing the protein MACEPNRVRLVCMLSLTFGFFIVEVVVSRITASLAMLSDSFHMLSDVIALLVALVAVRFAQKTQSTNKNTFGWIRAEVMGALVNAVFLTALCFTIILEAVERFTNPHEIEKPHVVIGVGAAGLLVNLLGLCLFHGHAGGGHGHSHGGGGHSHGNKKNKRGKLCKSERPNGSSGEETNNLVGSHNSPPNGVNTERRRHEIVCNDSEMQMNGSAPYEELEYSHDEASLNMRGVFLHVLGDALGSVIVVVNALIFTFVWRPCPPGETCFNPCIDSHATDGNSSSFQRTMVGPCWVLYLDPTLCIIMVGILLYTTYPLLKESALILLQTVPKQIDMHRLNERLLLLDGVLAIHELHIWQLAGSRIIATAHIKCHDPTSYMDVAKRIKDFFHDEGIHATTIQPEFVTINSESSASLCELSCRTQCAPKLCCGAADKLGVAGAGPVGTEKILSSEGNALAASAIDVINETPEGAAGPGAAVLEQAATAVVQVVPQPEPEVVIAREVESSL; encoded by the exons ATGGCTTGTGAACCTAATCGTGTGCGGCTAGTATGCATGCTTTCATTGACTTTTGGCTTTTTTATCGTGGAGGTTGTCGTCAGTCGGATCACTGCATCTTTAGCAATGCTTTCGGACTCCTTTCATATGCTATCGGATGTCATAGCGCTGCTTGTGGCTTTGGTGGCCGTGCGCTTTGCTCAGAAAACACAATCGACAAATAAAAACACCTTCGGATGGATCCGGGCTGAGGTGATGGGGGCTCTGGTCAACGCTGTGTTCCTCACAGCTCTCTGTTTCACCATAATATTGGAGGCCGTCGAGCGATTCACCAACCCACATGAAATCGAGAAACCCCATGTAGTTATCGGTGTGGGGGCCGCGGGGCTCCTGGTCAACCTTCTCGGGCTGTGCTTGTTCCACGGACACGCAGGTGGTGGACACGGGCACTCCCACGGAGGAGGAGGCCATTCTCATGGAAATAAGAAAAACAAGAGGGGTAAACTATGCAAGTCAGAAAGACCGAATGGCTCATCAGGAGAGGAGACTAACAACCTGGTAGGAAGCCACAACAGCCCCCCTAATGGCGTGAACACCGAGAGACGTAGACATG AGATTGTTTGTAACGACAGTGAGATGCAGATGAACGGCAGCGCACCCTACGAGGAGCTGGAATACAGCCACGACGAGGCCTCGCTCAACATGCGCGGCGTCTTCCTACACGTGCTGGGCGATGCCCTGGGCTCTGTCATCGTGGTGGTCAACGCCCTCATCTTCACCTTCGTATGGCGGCCGTGCCCGCCCGGCGAGACCTGCTTTAACCCCTGCATCGACAGCCACGCCACTGACGGCAACAGTTCTAGCTTTCAGCGGACCATGGTGGGACCGTGCTGGGTGCTGTACCTGGACCCCACGCTGTGCATCATCATGGTGGGTATCCTGCTCTACACCACCTACCCACTGCTCAAGGAGTCTGCGCTGATCCTCCTGCAGACGGTGCCCAAGCAGATCGACATGCACCGCCTCAATGAGCGGCTGCTCTTGCTGGACGGCGTGCTGGCCATCCACGAACTGCACATCTGGCAGCTGGCAGGCTCACGCATCATCGCCACGGCGCACATAAAGTGTCACGACCCCACGTCCTACATGGACGTGGCCAAGCGCATCAAGGACTTCTTCCACGACGAGGGCATCCACGCCACCACCATCCAGCCCGAGTTCGTTACCATCAACTCCGAGTCAAGCGCCTCCCTCTGCGAGCTCTCCTGCCGGACGCAGTGCGCTCCTAAGCTGTGTTGTGGCGCTGCTGACAAGCTGGGCGTGGCTGGTGCTGGTCCGGTGGGCACGGAGAAGATCCTGAGCAGTGAGGGGAATGCGCTCGCGGCCTCGGCCATAGATGTAATCAACGAGACCCCAGAGGGAGCAGCAGGACCCGGAGCTGCCGTGCTGGAGCAGGCAGCCACTGCAGTTGTCCAGGTGGTTCCTCAGCCGGAACCCGAGGTCGTTATCGCCCGAGAGGTGGAGTCTTCTCTGTGA
- the nek2 gene encoding serine/threonine-protein kinase Nek2, whose product MPSRVEDYEVLYTIGSGSYGKCQKIRRKSDAKILVWKELDYGTMAESEKQMLVSEVNLLRELKHPNIVRYYDRIIDRTNTTLYIVMEHCEGGDLSSLITRCIKERRYLEEEFIMRVMAQLTLALKDCHRRSNGGATVLHRDLKPANIFLDVKQNVKLGDFGLARILNHDTSFAKTFVGTPYYMSPEQINRMSYNEKSDIWSLGCLLYELCALSPPFTAYNQKELAEKIREGKFRRIPYRYSEELNTLLSRMLHLKDYLRPSVESILQSSLLADLVADEQSRAQARHRRRSADPEKPKPAESSTTPTIAALRLKEQVLRHREKALKEREERLEQREQELCVRERLSNEKLARAESLLKSYNLVKQQKTLPLLYSNEMDEGEENVSPGKKVHFAGESKENQRPDQKQSVKNQELGLKKRLQAANMRAQALGEVERLYQLKSWQILGIR is encoded by the exons ATGCCATCTCGTGTTGAAGATTATGAGGTGTTGTATACCATAGGATCAGGGTCTTACGGAAAATGTCAGAAAATACGGAGGAAATCTGATGCGAAG ATTCTAGTTTGGAAGGAGTTGGACTACGGCACAATGGCTGAGAGCGAGAAGCAGATGCTGGTGTCCGAGGTCAATCTCCTGCGTGAACTGAAGCATCCAAACATTGTGAGATATTATGACCGCATCATTGACCGGACCAACACCACACTGTACATCGTTATGGAGCACTGTGAAGGCGGTGACCTCTCCAGCCTCATCACCAGATGCATCAAAgaaag GCGTTACTTGGAGGAGGAATTCATCATGCGAGTCATGGCTCAGCTCACTCTTGCCCTGAAGGACTGCCATCGCCGGAGCAATGGTGGGGCCACAGTGCTGCACAGAGATCTTAAGCCCGCCAATATCTTCCTGGATGTCAAGCAGAATGTCAAGCTTGGCGACTTTGGTCTCGCACGTATCCTGAACCATGACACCAGTTTTGCTAAGACTTTCGTCGGGACCCCATACTACATGTCTCCT GAACAAATAAATCGCATGTCCTACAATGAGAAATCAGATATCTGGTCCTTGGGGTGCTTGTTGTACGAACTCTGTGCCTTATC GCCTCCTTTCACAGCTTATAACCAAAAAGAGCTGGCGGAGAAGATCCGAGAGGGAAAGTTTAGGAGAATCCCCTACCGGTATTCAGAGGAGCTGAATACACTCCTCTCCAGAATGCTCCATTTAAAG GACTACCTGAGGCCCTCAGTTGAGTCCATTCTCCAGAGCAGCCTGTTGGCGGACCTGGTCGCCGATGAGCAGAGCAGGGCGCAGGCAAGACACCGGAGGAGGTCTGCTGATCCAGAGAAACCAAAGCCTGCCGAGTCTTCAACCACCCCTACTATTGCGGCGCTGAGGCTGAAGGAGCAGGTGCTGCGGCACAGGGAGAAGGCCCTGAAGGAGCGAGAGGAGAGGCTGGAGC AGCGGGAGCAGGAGCTTTGTGTTCGCGAGAGACTATCAAATGAGAAGCTTGCCAG AGCGGAGAGTTTGTTGAAGAGCTACAACTTGGTGAAACAGCAGAAGACCCTGCCACTGCTCTATTCCAATGAAATGG atgagggagaggagaacgTCTCACCTGGAAAGAAGGTCCATTTTGCCGGAGAAAGCAAAGAGAACCAGAGGCCAGATCAGAAGCAGAGTGTGAAGAACCAGGAGCTGGGGCTGAAGAAGAGGCTGCAGGCAGCCAACATGCGGGCCCAGGCcctgggggaggtggagaggctCTACCAGCTCAAGAGCTGGCAGATCCTAGGCATCCGCTAG